From the Venenivibrio stagnispumantis genome, one window contains:
- a CDS encoding FliI/YscN family ATPase, translated as MRLKERLKKLPKINIEGRILSIKGNIIEAVLPIETAISDMFITPNGAIAEVIGFKNNKAILMSYQDLSDIKIGSFLKKLYKSATVGVGEELLGTVLDPFGNPLNKEKIVYSNYYYLKNDYINPLKRGRIKDVFDTGIRAINALFTIGKGQKIGILAGAGVGKSTLLGMIARFSNADVNVIALIGERGREVREFIEDNLSEEGLKKSVVITATSDMPALTKLRAIYSAIAIAKYFSNRGKDVLFLVDSLTRIAMAQREIGLSAGEPPTSKGYTPSVFTLLPKITEASGVFEGKGSITGIFTVLIEGDDISLDPVADAAVSFLDGHIVLSREQANKRIYPAIDILKSISRLMPQLLSQEYIDYASKIIYLYSKYKEAEDMINLGLYKEGNSKEIDLAIELAPYIEEFIKQGIDEKIDFKKSLEDVKKLALLTKKV; from the coding sequence ATGAGATTGAAAGAGAGATTAAAAAAATTACCGAAGATTAATATTGAAGGAAGAATATTATCTATAAAAGGAAATATAATAGAAGCTGTTTTACCTATAGAAACTGCAATATCTGATATGTTTATAACACCAAATGGTGCTATTGCAGAAGTTATAGGCTTTAAAAATAACAAAGCAATACTTATGAGTTATCAAGATTTATCTGATATAAAAATAGGAAGTTTTTTGAAAAAACTTTATAAATCTGCAACTGTAGGTGTAGGGGAAGAGCTTCTTGGAACAGTATTAGACCCATTTGGAAATCCATTAAATAAAGAAAAAATAGTATATTCTAATTATTACTATCTTAAAAATGATTATATAAACCCATTAAAAAGAGGAAGGATTAAAGATGTATTTGATACAGGCATAAGGGCTATAAATGCTTTATTTACCATAGGAAAAGGACAAAAAATAGGTATATTAGCCGGTGCAGGTGTTGGCAAAAGCACATTGCTTGGTATGATTGCAAGATTTTCTAATGCAGATGTAAATGTAATTGCATTAATAGGTGAAAGGGGAAGAGAAGTTAGGGAGTTTATAGAAGATAATTTGTCAGAAGAAGGGCTGAAAAAATCTGTTGTTATAACTGCAACATCTGATATGCCCGCCCTTACCAAATTAAGAGCTATATATTCTGCTATAGCTATTGCGAAATATTTTTCCAATAGAGGTAAAGATGTTTTATTTTTAGTAGATTCTCTTACCAGGATAGCAATGGCTCAAAGGGAGATAGGATTATCTGCCGGAGAACCCCCAACATCAAAAGGCTATACACCATCTGTTTTTACATTGCTACCTAAGATTACTGAAGCATCAGGAGTTTTTGAAGGTAAAGGAAGCATTACCGGAATATTTACCGTTTTAATAGAAGGAGATGATATATCTTTAGATCCGGTAGCAGATGCAGCAGTATCTTTCTTAGATGGTCATATAGTATTATCAAGAGAGCAAGCTAATAAAAGAATATATCCGGCAATAGATATATTAAAAAGCATAAGCAGATTAATGCCCCAATTACTTTCTCAAGAATATATAGATTATGCATCAAAAATAATATATCTTTATTCAAAATATAAAGAAGCAGAAGATATGATAAATCTCGGATTGTACAAAGAAGGAAACTCAAAAGAGATAGATTTGGCTATTGAACTAGCTCCATATATAGAAGAATTTATAAAACAAGGAATAGATGAAAAAATAGATTTTAAAAAGAGTTTAGAGGATGTAAAAAAACTTGCTTTATTGACGAAAAAGGTTTAA
- the fliF gene encoding flagellar basal-body MS-ring/collar protein FliF yields the protein MNGEEQIEKQNYIEKIKAFFQDKQKVKYLLIGLGGLFLAVILFIVASNFIKNKDYAVLYSNLSPDDAGNVLTVLSQENIPYKLEGNGTIILVPKDKVYDTRLKLAAKGLPSGKVVGFEIFEEPKMGTTQFQENVNYIRAIEGELVRTIKQIDAVMDAKVNIAMPKDSIFVREEDQPKASVIIKLYPDKDLTKEQVKAIVFLVSHAVPKLTPENVTVVDNRGRVLSDLIDENKDIESGNSIADIKRKLEKQIEKDIQSMLAKAVGPERVVVKASVELETGKMAQKDEIYDPDKVAVVSERKIKESETENPQTINAPPGTPTNVPPVMNVPVFSGGTKQKEKSDITTNYDVSKSVIESKKPIFNIKKISVGVMIDGRYKEVKDQNGNITLQFEPRTQQELQSYENLIKSAIGFDQNRGDQVTVISVPFEAEKPAIVKEETSKTLWFLLAGVGLLFLVLIGLIIFLLRAKKKKEQPTTILAQQQLLEEQLETLRKEEKEIVSFETEPNYIKLIEVAKENPQLIANLISKWLKEEPKPATERGKK from the coding sequence GTGAATGGAGAGGAACAGATAGAAAAACAGAATTATATAGAAAAAATAAAAGCTTTTTTTCAAGATAAGCAGAAAGTTAAATATCTTTTAATTGGACTTGGTGGTTTATTTTTGGCAGTTATTTTATTTATAGTTGCATCAAATTTTATAAAAAATAAAGATTATGCCGTATTATATTCCAATTTATCACCGGATGATGCAGGAAATGTTTTAACAGTATTATCGCAAGAAAATATTCCTTACAAATTAGAGGGAAATGGAACAATTATATTAGTCCCAAAAGATAAAGTTTATGACACAAGATTAAAACTTGCAGCAAAAGGATTGCCATCAGGAAAAGTTGTTGGTTTTGAGATATTTGAAGAACCAAAAATGGGAACAACCCAATTTCAGGAAAATGTAAATTATATCAGAGCCATAGAAGGAGAACTTGTTAGAACAATCAAACAAATAGATGCAGTAATGGATGCAAAAGTAAATATAGCAATGCCTAAGGATTCAATCTTTGTAAGAGAAGAAGACCAACCAAAAGCATCTGTGATTATAAAATTATATCCGGATAAAGATTTAACAAAAGAGCAAGTTAAAGCAATAGTTTTTCTCGTATCTCATGCTGTTCCAAAACTCACACCTGAAAATGTAACCGTTGTAGACAATAGAGGAAGAGTTCTTTCTGATTTAATAGATGAAAATAAAGATATAGAATCCGGAAACAGTATAGCAGATATTAAAAGAAAATTAGAAAAACAGATAGAAAAAGATATCCAATCTATGCTTGCAAAAGCAGTAGGACCGGAAAGAGTAGTAGTCAAAGCATCTGTAGAGCTTGAAACCGGAAAAATGGCTCAAAAAGATGAAATATACGATCCGGATAAAGTAGCAGTTGTAAGTGAAAGAAAGATAAAAGAGTCAGAAACAGAAAATCCACAAACTATAAATGCACCACCCGGGACACCTACAAATGTTCCGCCTGTTATGAATGTGCCGGTATTTTCAGGAGGAACAAAACAAAAGGAAAAAAGTGATATAACAACAAATTATGATGTATCAAAATCTGTAATAGAATCAAAAAAGCCTATTTTTAATATAAAGAAAATTAGTGTTGGAGTAATGATAGATGGAAGATATAAAGAAGTAAAAGACCAGAATGGAAATATAACTTTACAATTTGAACCAAGAACTCAGCAAGAATTACAATCTTACGAAAATCTTATAAAAAGTGCAATAGGATTTGACCAAAACAGAGGAGACCAAGTAACAGTAATATCAGTTCCTTTTGAAGCAGAAAAACCTGCCATTGTAAAAGAAGAAACATCAAAAACATTATGGTTTTTATTAGCTGGCGTAGGATTATTATTCTTAGTTTTAATTGGTTTAATTATATTCTTACTTAGAGCTAAAAAGAAAAAAGAACAACCAACAACAATATTAGCACAACAACAACTTTTAGAAGAACAGCTTGAAACTCTAAGAAAAGAAGAAAAAGAAATAGTATCTTTTGAAACAGAGCCTAACTATATTAAATTAATAGAAGTTGCAAAAGAAAATCCACAACTAATAGCAAATTTAATATCTAAATGGCTAAAAGAAGAACCAAAACCGGCAACAGAAAGAGGTAAAAAATAA
- the fliE gene encoding flagellar hook-basal body complex protein FliE: MEIKNISGINGLPLKIDNEESIKTSKKNFSDILKEFIADVNNDLITAKDAEKALAMGETNDIQQVMYLIEKADISFRLITEIRNKALEAYQEIMRMQV; the protein is encoded by the coding sequence ATGGAAATAAAAAATATATCCGGTATTAATGGATTACCTTTAAAAATAGATAATGAAGAAAGTATAAAAACATCAAAGAAAAATTTTTCCGATATTTTGAAAGAGTTTATAGCAGATGTAAATAATGATTTAATTACTGCAAAAGATGCAGAAAAAGCATTAGCTATGGGTGAAACAAATGATATTCAGCAAGTAATGTATCTGATAGAAAAAGCAGATATATCATTTAGATTAATTACAGAAATAAGAAATAAAGCATTAGAAGCTTACCAAGAAATAATGAGAATGCAAGTTTAA
- the flgC gene encoding flagellar basal body rod protein FlgC: MIFEGLEISVTGMQAQRVRMDLSASNLANINSKENGEPYRRKVPLFEAILNNETKTAKVKVKDILTDNSPFKMKYDPTNPDADQNGYVRMSNVDPIREMVDMMSAMRTYEANLTAFNTHKSMILKTIEMIKV, translated from the coding sequence ATGATTTTTGAAGGATTAGAAATATCAGTTACAGGAATGCAAGCCCAAAGGGTTAGAATGGATTTATCTGCTTCAAATCTTGCAAATATAAATTCAAAAGAAAATGGAGAGCCTTACAGAAGAAAAGTTCCTTTATTTGAAGCTATTTTAAATAATGAAACAAAAACAGCAAAAGTAAAAGTAAAAGATATACTTACAGATAATTCACCTTTTAAAATGAAATATGACCCTACAAATCCGGATGCAGACCAAAATGGTTATGTCAGGATGTCAAATGTTGACCCGATTAGAGAAATGGTAGATATGATGTCTGCAATGAGAACTTACGAAGCCAACCTTACTGCATTTAATACCCATAAAAGCATGATACTAAAAACAATAGAAATGATTAAAGTATAA
- the flgB gene encoding flagellar basal body rod protein FlgB: protein MFEDINLLNKMASFFFQRTKTIQSNIANADTPFYKPMDLKFEKVLKDKINMKLTDPKHINPNPEEDIKIESYETGYINGYDLNKVNIEEEMAKLAESSIMHQAIVEMMKKEMAKLKYAISGK from the coding sequence ATGTTTGAAGATATTAACCTTCTAAATAAGATGGCTTCTTTTTTCTTTCAAAGAACAAAAACTATACAAAGTAATATAGCTAATGCAGATACACCTTTTTACAAACCTATGGATTTAAAATTTGAAAAAGTTTTAAAAGATAAAATTAATATGAAATTAACCGACCCGAAACATATAAATCCAAATCCGGAAGAAGATATAAAAATAGAAAGTTATGAAACAGGATATATAAATGGATATGATTTAAATAAAGTAAATATAGAAGAAGAAATGGCAAAACTTGCAGAAAGTAGTATCATGCATCAGGCAATTGTAGAGATGATGAAAAAAGAGATGGCAAAATTAAAATATGCAATCAGTGGTAAATAA
- a CDS encoding tetratricopeptide repeat protein has protein sequence MLFLTSYAVNKPENEDLKLLKEGIEDYKNGDYYTAVDVFSKLTTNTNSPYYKDALFMLSKTYLQIGKKTGLKKYLWAAVYSINYYVGAGGKRDWDFYYTKASIYEALGFFERAQPLYKIASFEAKNEEEYNKSLIGLLRVSALNGKMDEISKNLIYIASSNPEIRKEQDILNGMIAFQKGDYEEAFKYFSENYRKFESYFIENPYYYYLVGETAYRLKNYEFAKNIFRKIVSTVKDDEIIRKAILRLADIEVIEKNKKLAFDNYYYIIIKYPDSDEATIAKLKIISLSREYAEKAGIDDIISFTVKTLISNRTNNIGRYALANFGALIFENPTPYLIDRLSWEISLFSPSGFNFEQREYINNLWKPYLLKVKTDNLCKLYNANPNFFNELFEKDVLEHILNNCKDINIQIELIKYLVQKYNQDQDKIKLVNLLINKKDFKKAEEILQTISNKDCDYYLLLFKIKLLSKQDYKGLFQNIKNSCKENKDTASILAYEYLIKNQPLKAYETIIPWMRDLAMEYNENPFSKEILNQLIDKLMLKDEYNKVIKITELIIKNKEIEEKDYCYINAISLISYVRLNNLSNAEISYNNIVKCKDDFSEFAKKVYENEKIIKEVKK, from the coding sequence TTGCTTTTTTTAACATCTTATGCTGTTAATAAACCGGAAAATGAAGATTTAAAATTATTAAAAGAAGGTATAGAAGATTATAAAAATGGAGATTACTATACAGCTGTAGATGTTTTCTCAAAACTGACTACCAACACAAATTCTCCATATTATAAAGATGCTTTATTTATGCTTTCCAAGACATATTTACAAATAGGGAAGAAAACCGGATTAAAAAAATATTTATGGGCAGCTGTTTATTCAATTAATTATTATGTTGGAGCCGGTGGAAAAAGAGATTGGGATTTTTATTATACTAAAGCTTCTATTTATGAAGCACTTGGATTTTTTGAAAGAGCCCAGCCTTTATATAAAATAGCTTCTTTTGAGGCTAAAAATGAAGAAGAATATAATAAATCATTAATTGGATTGCTAAGAGTTTCAGCTTTAAATGGTAAAATGGATGAAATATCTAAAAATCTTATTTATATTGCTTCTTCAAATCCAGAAATTCGTAAAGAACAGGATATACTTAATGGAATGATTGCTTTTCAAAAGGGAGATTATGAAGAAGCTTTTAAATATTTTTCTGAAAATTACAGAAAATTTGAATCTTATTTTATAGAAAATCCTTATTATTATTATCTTGTAGGAGAAACAGCTTATAGGTTAAAAAATTATGAATTTGCTAAAAATATTTTTAGAAAAATTGTATCTACTGTAAAAGATGATGAGATTATAAGGAAGGCAATACTTAGACTTGCAGATATAGAAGTTATTGAAAAGAATAAAAAATTAGCTTTTGATAATTATTATTATATAATAATAAAATATCCGGATAGCGATGAGGCGACAATAGCAAAGCTTAAAATAATATCTTTATCAAGAGAATATGCAGAAAAAGCCGGCATTGATGACATTATATCCTTTACTGTAAAAACATTGATATCAAACAGGACTAATAATATAGGTAGATATGCCCTTGCTAATTTTGGAGCTTTAATATTTGAAAATCCAACACCATATTTGATAGATAGGTTATCTTGGGAAATATCCTTATTTTCTCCTTCCGGATTTAATTTTGAGCAAAGAGAGTATATAAATAATTTATGGAAACCATATCTTTTAAAAGTAAAGACGGATAATCTTTGTAAATTATATAATGCAAATCCAAATTTTTTTAATGAGCTTTTTGAAAAAGATGTTTTAGAACATATCTTAAATAACTGTAAAGATATAAATATCCAGATAGAGTTAATCAAATATCTTGTCCAAAAATATAATCAAGACCAAGATAAAATTAAATTAGTTAATTTATTAATAAACAAAAAAGATTTCAAAAAAGCAGAAGAGATATTACAAACTATTTCTAATAAAGATTGTGATTATTATCTTTTATTATTCAAAATAAAATTACTTTCTAAGCAGGATTATAAAGGATTATTTCAAAATATCAAAAATTCTTGTAAAGAAAATAAAGATACAGCATCTATCTTGGCTTATGAATATCTAATAAAAAATCAGCCTTTAAAAGCTTATGAAACAATTATTCCATGGATGAGAGATTTGGCTATGGAATATAATGAAAATCCATTCTCCAAGGAAATTTTAAATCAGCTGATTGATAAACTGATGCTTAAAGATGAGTATAATAAAGTGATAAAAATAACTGAGCTGATTATAAAAAATAAAGAAATTGAAGAAAAAGATTACTGTTATATAAATGCAATATCTTTAATAAGTTATGTAAGATTAAATAATCTATCTAATGCAGAAATCAGTTATAATAATATAGTAAAATGTAAAGATGATTTTTCAGAATTTGCAAAAAAAGTATATGAAAATGAAAAGATAATCAAGGAGGTGAAGAAATAA
- a CDS encoding tetratricopeptide repeat protein — MDTKKLIFSTMLAVNFAFASEVDQYIKSGLRNYQIGNLKQAASDFQKVLEKDPNNPLALSNIGFIYYKMGEYDKAEEYFDKLLKVDAEDKDIRALTYYALASISKKKKDFAKYEDYLNKTLETDPEFKDAFEELFTYYKENKNYQAIVKLLENRKNLSEDKLLVLAESYIHLDEKNPNERYRQNAINLLTELKKSKNKHITKEAEKLLASLEKNKSEVKGTKDNKKVALENPEKKIAAKKISNIQGNAENITLATSENIEVLEKKQPKDVKIYNELGILYLKEGKIDKAKENLLKAIKLDPDYAESYNNLGVLYFNLKDYENAIKFFNEAIKRDPDLEKAYYNLANTYFELGKIYKNREYFTKAIQNYQKAIKLNPNNKYAYYNLANSYFYIEDYENAINNYKKALPVEDKDLENKIKQNISVAYYNLAVITTDDNQAISFLKEALSYNPSLKEANLLLGKKLYEVGKIDEAITYLEKVLTFEPNNAESIYLLGLAYAYKGNADKALSYYKTLKTISPELADKLFESIYR; from the coding sequence ATGGATACAAAAAAATTAATATTCTCTACAATGTTAGCTGTAAATTTTGCTTTTGCTTCAGAAGTAGACCAATATATAAAATCCGGTTTAAGAAATTATCAAATAGGTAATTTAAAACAGGCTGCTTCAGATTTCCAAAAAGTATTAGAAAAAGACCCTAATAATCCTTTGGCTTTATCAAACATAGGATTTATTTATTACAAAATGGGAGAATATGACAAAGCAGAAGAATATTTTGACAAGTTATTAAAAGTAGATGCAGAAGATAAAGATATAAGAGCATTAACTTATTATGCATTAGCATCTATTTCCAAAAAGAAAAAAGATTTTGCAAAATATGAAGATTATCTAAATAAAACCTTAGAAACCGATCCGGAATTTAAAGATGCTTTTGAAGAGTTATTTACATATTACAAAGAAAACAAAAATTATCAGGCAATTGTTAAATTATTAGAAAATAGAAAAAATCTTTCTGAAGATAAACTTTTGGTTTTAGCAGAAAGCTATATCCATTTAGATGAAAAAAATCCAAATGAAAGATATAGACAAAATGCTATAAATCTACTTACAGAATTGAAAAAATCTAAAAACAAACATATAACCAAAGAGGCAGAAAAATTACTTGCATCCTTAGAAAAAAATAAATCTGAAGTTAAGGGAACAAAAGATAATAAAAAAGTTGCTTTAGAAAACCCTGAAAAGAAAATAGCTGCAAAGAAAATATCAAATATTCAAGGAAATGCAGAAAATATAACGTTAGCAACTTCTGAAAATATTGAAGTCTTGGAGAAAAAACAGCCAAAAGATGTGAAAATATATAATGAGCTTGGAATTTTATATCTTAAAGAAGGAAAAATAGATAAAGCAAAAGAAAATCTTTTAAAAGCTATCAAATTAGATCCGGATTATGCAGAAAGCTATAACAATCTTGGTGTGCTCTATTTTAATTTAAAAGATTATGAAAATGCTATAAAATTCTTTAATGAAGCAATAAAAAGAGACCCTGATTTAGAAAAAGCATATTACAATCTTGCTAATACTTATTTTGAACTTGGAAAAATCTACAAAAATAGGGAATATTTTACTAAAGCTATACAAAACTATCAAAAAGCTATAAAACTTAATCCAAATAATAAATATGCTTATTATAACTTAGCAAATAGCTATTTTTATATAGAAGATTATGAAAATGCTATAAATAATTATAAAAAAGCATTACCTGTAGAAGATAAAGATTTAGAAAATAAAATAAAACAAAATATATCGGTTGCATATTATAATCTTGCTGTTATAACCACTGATGATAACCAAGCTATATCTTTCCTAAAAGAAGCATTATCTTATAATCCAAGTTTAAAAGAAGCTAATTTATTACTTGGTAAAAAATTATACGAAGTTGGAAAAATAGATGAAGCAATTACATATTTAGAAAAAGTATTAACTTTTGAACCAAACAATGCAGAAAGCATCTATCTTCTTGGTTTAGCTTATGCATACAAAGGGAATGCAGATAAAGCATTGAGCTATTATAAAACTTTAAAAACTATATCCCCTGAACTTGCAGATAAATTATTTGAATCTATTTATAGATGA
- a CDS encoding sigma-70 family RNA polymerase sigma factor, whose product MDKKEKEKIVLENFPLIKKVASKIYYKLPDSCDVEFDDLVNVGVIGLLKAIENYDEKKAKFSTYAYIRIRGEILDYLRSLQIVPRTMKDYITEEENQELDIPISNSAILLSIDRAISENEEDGSFADYLISYEKTPEEHFFIKYQKEYLEKILDTLNESEKTIIHMLYFEEKEPKEIAEKLGISLGRISQIKANALKKLKEILIKIDL is encoded by the coding sequence ATGGATAAGAAAGAAAAAGAAAAAATTGTATTGGAAAATTTTCCTTTAATAAAAAAAGTGGCAAGTAAGATTTATTATAAATTGCCAGATAGTTGTGATGTAGAATTTGATGACCTTGTAAATGTTGGAGTTATTGGTCTACTTAAAGCAATAGAAAATTATGATGAAAAAAAAGCAAAATTTTCCACTTATGCATATATAAGGATAAGAGGGGAGATATTAGATTATCTTCGCTCACTTCAAATAGTGCCCAGAACTATGAAAGATTATATAACAGAAGAAGAAAATCAGGAATTAGATATACCAATATCCAACTCAGCTATACTACTAAGTATAGACAGGGCTATTTCTGAGAATGAAGAAGACGGAAGTTTTGCAGATTATCTTATTTCTTATGAAAAAACACCGGAAGAACATTTTTTTATAAAATATCAGAAAGAATATTTAGAAAAGATATTGGATACTTTAAACGAATCCGAAAAAACGATAATACATATGCTATATTTTGAAGAGAAAGAACCAAAGGAGATAGCTGAAAAATTAGGTATTTCCTTAGGAAGAATATCACAAATAAAAGCTAATGCATTAAAAAAATTAAAAGAAATTCTGATTAAAATTGATTTATAA
- a CDS encoding thiamine pyrophosphate-dependent enzyme — protein MAKKVTIQVLADLAQEREEKFHSHNPLAPGHRMCIGCGIPPIVNEVLLAIDKPTVVATGTGCLEVTTGVYPYTAWNTPWIHVNFQSTGAVISGVEAAYKVLKKKGLYNEDVAFVAFAGDGGSYDIGLQALSAAVERGHDFLYVCYNNEGYQNTGYQRSSATPLGVYTKTTPVGSAHIGKEEPRKDLTMIMAAHGIPYVAQASPHIYRDLTRKVKKAMTFKGPKFINALQPCTLSWRFAPEDTMRLAKLAVETRYWPVYEVINGKYWKVNVKPKRPKPIEEYISAQPRWKHVLKYPEIVAKIQKEVDDRWNYLLALEEMSKKLAEQEGIDYEALFALPKGEDKE, from the coding sequence ATGGCAAAAAAAGTAACTATTCAAGTATTAGCAGATTTAGCTCAAGAAAGAGAAGAAAAGTTCCATTCACACAACCCACTTGCTCCAGGACATAGAATGTGTATTGGTTGTGGAATACCACCTATTGTTAATGAAGTATTACTTGCTATAGATAAGCCAACTGTTGTAGCAACTGGTACAGGCTGTCTTGAAGTTACAACCGGTGTTTATCCTTACACTGCTTGGAATACTCCATGGATTCATGTAAATTTCCAATCAACAGGTGCAGTAATAAGTGGAGTAGAAGCTGCTTATAAAGTATTAAAGAAAAAAGGATTATATAATGAAGATGTGGCATTCGTAGCTTTTGCTGGTGATGGTGGTAGTTATGATATTGGACTTCAAGCATTATCAGCAGCAGTAGAAAGAGGACATGATTTCCTTTATGTATGCTATAACAATGAAGGATATCAAAATACAGGTTATCAAAGGTCATCTGCTACTCCACTTGGAGTTTATACTAAAACAACACCGGTAGGCTCTGCCCATATAGGAAAAGAAGAACCAAGAAAAGACTTAACAATGATAATGGCAGCCCATGGAATACCATATGTAGCTCAGGCTTCTCCTCATATATACAGAGATTTAACAAGAAAAGTTAAAAAAGCAATGACCTTTAAAGGACCTAAATTTATAAATGCTCTTCAACCTTGCACTCTTTCTTGGAGATTTGCACCGGAAGATACAATGAGACTTGCTAAACTTGCAGTTGAAACAAGATACTGGCCGGTTTATGAAGTTATAAATGGAAAATATTGGAAAGTTAATGTTAAACCAAAAAGACCAAAACCAATAGAAGAATATATTTCAGCCCAGCCAAGATGGAAACATGTATTAAAATACCCTGAAATTGTTGCAAAAATTCAGAAAGAAGTTGATGACAGATGGAATTATCTCTTAGCTCTTGAAGAAATGTCTAAAAAGTTGGCAGAACAAGAAGGAATAGATTACGAAGCACTCTTTGCACTCCCTAAAGGCGAAGATAAAGAATAA
- a CDS encoding thiamine pyrophosphate-binding protein: MAGKVIALTGNQAAAEAMRQINFDVAAVYPISPQTELMGFFAEYVANGEVDTDMVSVEGEHSAMAACIGAAAAGARVITASAGPGIAYMVENLYVASGMRLPIVLLDVNRALSAPLNIHCDHSDSMLTRDSGWISLFSENAQEAYHNIIQAVKISEKALIPVMVNYDGYIVSHSIENVEILDDQVVRDFVGPSGIHRIPYPLLDFKKPVTYGATAQPDYYTECRYQQHVDMLKAYDIVREVAEEFEAISGKLYGFIEEYKTDDAEYIAISMGSSFGTLREAVDIMREQGRKFGAIKIRLYRPFPLKEIAQALSKAKGVVVLDRADSFDGIGGPLFKDVATALFNNPNRPYIHNFIYGLGGREILTEEFVRALDRLERLEKGIETRENLVEYLQVRS, translated from the coding sequence ATGGCCGGTAAAGTTATTGCATTAACAGGTAATCAAGCAGCTGCAGAAGCAATGAGACAGATAAATTTTGATGTTGCAGCTGTATATCCTATATCTCCACAAACAGAATTAATGGGATTTTTTGCAGAATATGTTGCAAATGGTGAAGTTGATACAGATATGGTTTCGGTGGAAGGTGAGCATTCTGCTATGGCGGCATGTATCGGAGCAGCAGCTGCCGGTGCAAGAGTTATTACTGCATCTGCAGGTCCAGGTATAGCATATATGGTAGAAAATTTATATGTTGCTTCCGGTATGAGACTTCCAATCGTTTTATTAGATGTTAATAGAGCATTATCTGCTCCTTTAAATATACATTGTGACCATAGCGATTCTATGCTGACAAGAGATTCTGGCTGGATATCTTTATTTTCAGAAAATGCTCAAGAAGCTTATCATAACATTATCCAAGCAGTAAAGATTTCAGAAAAAGCTCTTATTCCGGTTATGGTAAATTATGATGGATATATTGTTTCCCACTCCATAGAAAATGTTGAGATTTTAGATGACCAAGTTGTTAGAGATTTTGTAGGTCCTTCTGGAATTCATAGAATACCTTATCCATTACTTGATTTCAAAAAACCTGTTACTTACGGTGCTACTGCTCAACCGGATTATTATACAGAATGTAGATATCAACAACATGTTGATATGTTAAAAGCTTATGATATTGTAAGAGAAGTAGCAGAAGAATTTGAAGCTATTTCAGGAAAACTTTATGGATTTATAGAAGAATACAAAACAGATGATGCAGAATATATAGCAATCTCAATGGGTTCATCTTTTGGGACATTGAGAGAAGCAGTTGATATTATGAGAGAACAAGGAAGAAAATTTGGAGCAATAAAAATAAGATTATACAGACCTTTCCCTCTAAAAGAAATAGCTCAGGCATTATCAAAAGCAAAAGGTGTTGTTGTCCTTGATAGAGCTGATTCTTTTGATGGAATCGGTGGTCCATTATTTAAAGATGTTGCAACAGCTTTATTCAATAATCCAAACAGACCATATATTCACAACTTTATCTATGGTCTTGGTGGAAGAGAGATTTTAACAGAAGAATTTGTTAGAGCCTTAGATAGATTAGAAAGATTAGAAAAAGGTATTGAAACAAGAGAAAATTTAGTAGAATACTTACAAGTGAGGTCATAA
- a CDS encoding 4Fe-4S binding protein: MYELKKWFEIPIGSIVPEAGSSMINNTGSWRMLRPVLNTDKCTNCLICWIFCPDDSIPVNREQRFETDFHYCKGCGICAVECPYDALEMVPEMEIKLKEIE; encoded by the coding sequence ATGTATGAGTTAAAAAAATGGTTTGAGATTCCTATAGGTTCAATAGTGCCGGAAGCCGGTTCCAGTATGATAAATAATACAGGTTCTTGGAGAATGCTTAGACCTGTATTAAATACTGATAAATGTACAAATTGTTTAATCTGCTGGATTTTCTGCCCTGATGATTCTATTCCGGTAAATAGGGAGCAAAGATTTGAAACAGATTTCCATTATTGTAAAGGATGCGGTATCTGTGCCGTAGAATGTCCATACGACGCATTAGAAATGGTTCCTGAAATGGAAATCAAATTAAAAGAGATTGAATAA